Proteins found in one Bradysia coprophila strain Holo2 chromosome X unlocalized genomic scaffold, BU_Bcop_v1 contig_35, whole genome shotgun sequence genomic segment:
- the LOC119069478 gene encoding glutamate receptor ionotropic, NMDA 2B isoform X2, whose translation MKDLTLLLTILIFLPQSLQLRNQSNVRVGSKKEHVEKGASTTNNNEIFNIGIIAPHTNFGRREYLRAINSAIGTLQKTLTKGNTSMFTTTNTKVHFDMMSLTPSPTTILNVMCKDFLQANVSAIVYLMNNEKYGRSTASAQYFLQLAGYLGIPVISWNADNSGLERTASQSTMQVQLAPSIEHQSAAMLSILERYKWHQFSIVTSQIAGHDDFIQAVRERVNDVQEQFKFTILNSVIVTRSSDLMELVNSEARVMLLYCTKEEAVDILASAEELKITGENYVWVVTQSVIENAQAHPNFPIGMLGVHFDTSSGSLINEISTALKVYAMGVQSFQNEPTNVNRSLNTQQLSCEEEGKSRWDNGEIFFRHLRNVSLEGDANKPNIEFTADGDLKSTELKIMNLRPSVNSKNIVWEEIGVWKSWAPQKLDIRDIVWPGNSHAPPQGVPEKFHLKITFLEEAPYINLSPADPISGKCLMDRGVLCRVAADHDMTEHVDDSIDMGQAHRNGSFYQCCSGFCIDLLEKFAEELGFTYELVRVEDGKWGTLQNGKWNGLIAELVNRRTDMVLTSLMINAEREAVVDFSEPFMETGIAIVVTKRTGIISPTAFLEPFDTASWMLVGIVAIQAATFMIFLFEWLSPSGFDMKLSLQTASVVPYRFSLFRTYWLVWAVLFQAAVHVDSPRGFTARFMTNVWAMFAVVFLAIYTANLAAFMITREEFHEFTGLDDLRLTKPYSHKPTYKFGTIPYSHTDSTIMKYFKSMHYYMSSFNKSSVAEGIQSVLSGGLDAFIYDGTVLDYLVAQDEDCRLLTVGSWYAMTGYGLAFSRNSKYVNMFNKRLLEFRANGDLERLRRYWMTGTCRPGKQEHKSSDPLALEQFLSAFLLLMAGILLAALLLLLEHVYFKYFRKRLAKSDRGGCCALISLSMGTSARGAVYEATEIIKHHRCSDPICDTHLWKVKHELDMARLRIRQLEKTMDNHGIKPPQIKLASASDLISNHYKERPPLLGNLSIGGSAQDLYRWSYKTEIAEMETVL comes from the exons ATGAAGGACCTCACTCTACTACTTACAATTCTAATATTTCTACCGCAATCATTACAACTACGTAATCAAAGCAACGTTCGGGTTGGAAGCAAAAAGGAGCATGTGGAAAAGGGAGCGTCCACGACCaataacaatgaaatttttaatatcgGCATCATAGCGCCACACACCAATTTCGGGCGTAGAGAATACCTGCGTGCTATTAATTCAGCCATTGGAACGCTGCAAAAGACGCTAACAAAAGGAAACACGTCCATGTTCACCACGACAAACACCAAAGTTCATTTTGATATGATGTCTTTGACACCAAGTCCTACAA CTATTCTGAATGTTATGTGCAAGGACTTTCTACAAGCCAATGTATCGGCCATAGTCTATCTCATGAATAACGAGAAGTACGGCCGGAGTACGGCTTCAGCGCAATATTTTCTACAATTGGCTGGATATCTGGGGATTCCAGTAATATCGTGGAATGCTGACAATTCTGGACTAG AACGGACGGCATCGCAATCGACAATGCAAGTCCAATTAGCACCCAGCATTGAGCATCAGTCAGCTGCGATGTTGAGTATTTTGGAGCGCTATAAGTGGCACCAGTTTTCCATTGTAACATCTCAAATAGCTGGACACGACGATTTCATACAAGCCGTACGAGAACGAGTGAACGATGTGCAA GAACAATTCAAGTTCACCATACTGAATTCGGTGATTGTGACCAGATCGAGTGACCTGATGGAGTTGGTCAATAGCGAGGCTAGAGTAATGCTTCTTTATTGCACGAAAGAGGAAGCCGTTGATATACTTGCATCGGCAGAGGAACTCAAAATTACAG GCGAAAACTATGTCTGGGTGGTAACTCAAAGTGTGATCGAAAATGCGCAGGCACATCCGAACTTTCCGATCGGCATGTTAGGCGTCCATTTCGATACATCGAGTGGATCGTTGATCAACGAAATATCGACGGCGTTGAAAGTGTATGCGATGGGAGTGCAAAGCTTCCAAAATGAACCGACCAATGTCAATCGCAGTCTGAACACACAGCAGTTGTCGTGCGAGGAGGAGGGCAAGTCCCGGTGGGATAACGGTGAAAT ATTCTTCCGTCATCTGCGGAATGTATCTCTTGAAGGCGATGCTAACAAACCCAATATTGAGTTCACTGCTGATGGAGACCTGAAATCTACCGaactgaaaataatgaatttgaGGCCCAGTGTCAAtagtaaaaatattgtttgggAAGAG ATCGGTGTATGGAAATCGTGGGCCCCACAGAAGTTGGACATTCGAGACATAGTGTGGCCGGGAAATTCGCACGCACCGCCTCAGGGAGTTCCGGAAAAATTTCATctgaaaataacatttttagagGAAGCACCGTACATTAATCTGTCGCCGGCCGATCCAATCAGCGGAAAGTGTTTGATGGATCGCGGTGTACTGTGTCGCGTGGCTGCCGACCACGACATGACTGA ACACGTCGACGACAG CATCGATATGGGACAAGCGCACAGAAATGGATCCTTTTATCAATGTTGCAGTGGATTTTGCATCGATCTACTCGAAAAATTTGCTGAAGAATTAG GCTTTACGTATGAGCTCGTCAGAGTGGAGGACGGAAAATGGGGAACACTTCAAAATGGCAAATGGAATGGATTGATTGCGGAACTGGTTAATCGTCGAACCGACATGGTCCTGACGTCCCTGATGATCAATGCGGAACGAGAGGCAGTCGTCGATTTCAGTGAACCGTTTATGGAAACTGGCATTGCTATTGTGGTCACGAAGCGAACGGGTATCATCTCACCGACAGCATTCTTAGAGCCGTTTGACACGGCATCGTGGATGTTG GTTGGTATCGTTGCGATTCAGGCGGCCACATTCATGATATTCCTATTCGAATGGTTGTCACCGAGTGGCTTTGACATGAAACTTTCTCTGCAAACAGCATCTGTCGTTCCCTATAGATTCTCACTATTCCGAACATATTGGTTGGTGTGGGCGGTGCTGTTCCAAGCAGCTGTACATGTTGATTCGCCAAGAGGATTTACAGCGCGTTTCATGACCAATGTTTG GGCTATGTTCGCGGTAGTGTTTCTGGCTATATACACTGCCAACTTAGCAGCCTTCATGATAACACG GGAAGAGTTCCATGAATTTACTGGACTCGATGACCTTAGGCTAACCAAACCGTATTCGCACAAGCCAACATATAAATTTGGCACGATCCCGTACAGTCACACAGACTCAACCATCATGAAGTACTTTAAGAGCATGCATTACTACATGTCGTC GTTTAACAAAAGTAGTGTTGCTGAGGGCATCCAATCGGTATTGAGTGGCGGCCTCGATGCCTTCATTTACGATGGCACGGTATTAGACTACCTTGTTGCTCAAGACGAGGACTGTCGACTATTGACCGTTGGCAGTTGGTATGCTATGACGG GTTATGGTCTCGCATTTAGTCGAAATTCCAAGTACGTGAACATGTTCAACAAACGCCTCTTGGAATTTCGAGCAAATGGTGACCTAGAACGTCTACGCCGATACTGGATGACTGGAACGTGTCGACCCGGAAAACAAGAACATAAATCATCCGATCCACTAGCTCTGGAACAATTCTTGTCAGCATTCCTACTGCTAATGGCCGGTATACTACTCGCCGCTTTGCTACTTCTACTCGAGCACGTCTATTTCAAGTACTTCCGCAAGCGCTTGGCCAAATCGGATCGTGGCGGTTGCTGTGCGTTAATCAGCTTATCGATGGGTACCTCAGCAAG AGGTGCAGTATACGAGGCGACCGAGATAATAAAGCATCATCGATGCAGCGATCCGATCTGTGACACCCACCTGTGGAAAGTGAAACACGAATTGGACATGGCCCGGCTGCGTATCAGACAATTGGAAAAAACTATGGATAATCATGGCATCAAACCGCCGCAGATCAA ATTGGCTTCAGCATCGGACCTGATAAGCAATCACTACAAGGAAAGACCTCCGCTTTTGGGCAATTTAAGTATTGGCGGAAGTGCACAAGATCTGTACCGATG GTCGTACAAAACAGAAATCGCCGAAATGGAAACGGTCTTGTAA
- the LOC119069478 gene encoding glutamate receptor ionotropic, NMDA 2B isoform X1, with translation MKDLTLLLTILIFLPQSLQLRNQSNVRVGSKKEHVEKGASTTNNNEIFNIGIIAPHTNFGRREYLRAINSAIGTLQKTLTKGNTSMFTTTNTKVHFDMMSLTPSPTTILNVMCKDFLQANVSAIVYLMNNEKYGRSTASAQYFLQLAGYLGIPVISWNADNSGLERTASQSTMQVQLAPSIEHQSAAMLSILERYKWHQFSIVTSQIAGHDDFIQAVRERVNDVQEQFKFTILNSVIVTRSSDLMELVNSEARVMLLYCTKEEAVDILASAEELKITGENYVWVVTQSVIENAQAHPNFPIGMLGVHFDTSSGSLINEISTALKVYAMGVQSFQNEPTNVNRSLNTQQLSCEEEGKSRWDNGEIFFRHLRNVSLEGDANKPNIEFTADGDLKSTELKIMNLRPSVNSKNIVWEEIGVWKSWAPQKLDIRDIVWPGNSHAPPQGVPEKFHLKITFLEEAPYINLSPADPISGKCLMDRGVLCRVAADHDMTEHVDDSIDMGQAHRNGSFYQCCSGFCIDLLEKFAEELGFTYELVRVEDGKWGTLQNGKWNGLIAELVNRRTDMVLTSLMINAEREAVVDFSEPFMETGIAIVVTKRTGIISPTAFLEPFDTASWMLVGIVAIQAATFMIFLFEWLSPSGFDMKLSLQTASVVPYRFSLFRTYWLVWAVLFQAAVHVDSPRGFTARFMTNVWAMFAVVFLAIYTANLAAFMITREEFHEFTGLDDLRLTKPYSHKPTYKFGTIPYSHTDSTIMKYFKSMHYYMSSFNKSSVAEGIQSVLSGGLDAFIYDGTVLDYLVAQDEDCRLLTVGSWYAMTGYGLAFSRNSKYVNMFNKRLLEFRANGDLERLRRYWMTGTCRPGKQEHKSSDPLALEQFLSAFLLLMAGILLAALLLLLEHVYFKYFRKRLAKSDRGGCCALISLSMGKSLTFRGAVYEATEIIKHHRCSDPICDTHLWKVKHELDMARLRIRQLEKTMDNHGIKPPQIKLASASDLISNHYKERPPLLGNLSIGGSAQDLYRWSYKTEIAEMETVL, from the exons ATGAAGGACCTCACTCTACTACTTACAATTCTAATATTTCTACCGCAATCATTACAACTACGTAATCAAAGCAACGTTCGGGTTGGAAGCAAAAAGGAGCATGTGGAAAAGGGAGCGTCCACGACCaataacaatgaaatttttaatatcgGCATCATAGCGCCACACACCAATTTCGGGCGTAGAGAATACCTGCGTGCTATTAATTCAGCCATTGGAACGCTGCAAAAGACGCTAACAAAAGGAAACACGTCCATGTTCACCACGACAAACACCAAAGTTCATTTTGATATGATGTCTTTGACACCAAGTCCTACAA CTATTCTGAATGTTATGTGCAAGGACTTTCTACAAGCCAATGTATCGGCCATAGTCTATCTCATGAATAACGAGAAGTACGGCCGGAGTACGGCTTCAGCGCAATATTTTCTACAATTGGCTGGATATCTGGGGATTCCAGTAATATCGTGGAATGCTGACAATTCTGGACTAG AACGGACGGCATCGCAATCGACAATGCAAGTCCAATTAGCACCCAGCATTGAGCATCAGTCAGCTGCGATGTTGAGTATTTTGGAGCGCTATAAGTGGCACCAGTTTTCCATTGTAACATCTCAAATAGCTGGACACGACGATTTCATACAAGCCGTACGAGAACGAGTGAACGATGTGCAA GAACAATTCAAGTTCACCATACTGAATTCGGTGATTGTGACCAGATCGAGTGACCTGATGGAGTTGGTCAATAGCGAGGCTAGAGTAATGCTTCTTTATTGCACGAAAGAGGAAGCCGTTGATATACTTGCATCGGCAGAGGAACTCAAAATTACAG GCGAAAACTATGTCTGGGTGGTAACTCAAAGTGTGATCGAAAATGCGCAGGCACATCCGAACTTTCCGATCGGCATGTTAGGCGTCCATTTCGATACATCGAGTGGATCGTTGATCAACGAAATATCGACGGCGTTGAAAGTGTATGCGATGGGAGTGCAAAGCTTCCAAAATGAACCGACCAATGTCAATCGCAGTCTGAACACACAGCAGTTGTCGTGCGAGGAGGAGGGCAAGTCCCGGTGGGATAACGGTGAAAT ATTCTTCCGTCATCTGCGGAATGTATCTCTTGAAGGCGATGCTAACAAACCCAATATTGAGTTCACTGCTGATGGAGACCTGAAATCTACCGaactgaaaataatgaatttgaGGCCCAGTGTCAAtagtaaaaatattgtttgggAAGAG ATCGGTGTATGGAAATCGTGGGCCCCACAGAAGTTGGACATTCGAGACATAGTGTGGCCGGGAAATTCGCACGCACCGCCTCAGGGAGTTCCGGAAAAATTTCATctgaaaataacatttttagagGAAGCACCGTACATTAATCTGTCGCCGGCCGATCCAATCAGCGGAAAGTGTTTGATGGATCGCGGTGTACTGTGTCGCGTGGCTGCCGACCACGACATGACTGA ACACGTCGACGACAG CATCGATATGGGACAAGCGCACAGAAATGGATCCTTTTATCAATGTTGCAGTGGATTTTGCATCGATCTACTCGAAAAATTTGCTGAAGAATTAG GCTTTACGTATGAGCTCGTCAGAGTGGAGGACGGAAAATGGGGAACACTTCAAAATGGCAAATGGAATGGATTGATTGCGGAACTGGTTAATCGTCGAACCGACATGGTCCTGACGTCCCTGATGATCAATGCGGAACGAGAGGCAGTCGTCGATTTCAGTGAACCGTTTATGGAAACTGGCATTGCTATTGTGGTCACGAAGCGAACGGGTATCATCTCACCGACAGCATTCTTAGAGCCGTTTGACACGGCATCGTGGATGTTG GTTGGTATCGTTGCGATTCAGGCGGCCACATTCATGATATTCCTATTCGAATGGTTGTCACCGAGTGGCTTTGACATGAAACTTTCTCTGCAAACAGCATCTGTCGTTCCCTATAGATTCTCACTATTCCGAACATATTGGTTGGTGTGGGCGGTGCTGTTCCAAGCAGCTGTACATGTTGATTCGCCAAGAGGATTTACAGCGCGTTTCATGACCAATGTTTG GGCTATGTTCGCGGTAGTGTTTCTGGCTATATACACTGCCAACTTAGCAGCCTTCATGATAACACG GGAAGAGTTCCATGAATTTACTGGACTCGATGACCTTAGGCTAACCAAACCGTATTCGCACAAGCCAACATATAAATTTGGCACGATCCCGTACAGTCACACAGACTCAACCATCATGAAGTACTTTAAGAGCATGCATTACTACATGTCGTC GTTTAACAAAAGTAGTGTTGCTGAGGGCATCCAATCGGTATTGAGTGGCGGCCTCGATGCCTTCATTTACGATGGCACGGTATTAGACTACCTTGTTGCTCAAGACGAGGACTGTCGACTATTGACCGTTGGCAGTTGGTATGCTATGACGG GTTATGGTCTCGCATTTAGTCGAAATTCCAAGTACGTGAACATGTTCAACAAACGCCTCTTGGAATTTCGAGCAAATGGTGACCTAGAACGTCTACGCCGATACTGGATGACTGGAACGTGTCGACCCGGAAAACAAGAACATAAATCATCCGATCCACTAGCTCTGGAACAATTCTTGTCAGCATTCCTACTGCTAATGGCCGGTATACTACTCGCCGCTTTGCTACTTCTACTCGAGCACGTCTATTTCAAGTACTTCCGCAAGCGCTTGGCCAAATCGGATCGTGGCGGTTGCTGTGCGTTAATCAGCTTATCGATGG GAAAATCATTGACATTCAGAGGTGCAGTATACGAGGCGACCGAGATAATAAAGCATCATCGATGCAGCGATCCGATCTGTGACACCCACCTGTGGAAAGTGAAACACGAATTGGACATGGCCCGGCTGCGTATCAGACAATTGGAAAAAACTATGGATAATCATGGCATCAAACCGCCGCAGATCAA ATTGGCTTCAGCATCGGACCTGATAAGCAATCACTACAAGGAAAGACCTCCGCTTTTGGGCAATTTAAGTATTGGCGGAAGTGCACAAGATCTGTACCGATG GTCGTACAAAACAGAAATCGCCGAAATGGAAACGGTCTTGTAA
- the LOC119069478 gene encoding glutamate receptor ionotropic, NMDA 2B isoform X3 has product MKDLTLLLTILIFLPQSLQLRNQSNVRVGSKKEHVEKGASTTNNNEIFNIGIIAPHTNFGRREYLRAINSAIGTLQKTLTKGNTSMFTTTNTKVHFDMMSLTPSPTTILNVMCKDFLQANVSAIVYLMNNEKYGRSTASAQYFLQLAGYLGIPVISWNADNSGLERTASQSTMQVQLAPSIEHQSAAMLSILERYKWHQFSIVTSQIAGHDDFIQAVRERVNDVQEQFKFTILNSVIVTRSSDLMELVNSEARVMLLYCTKEEAVDILASAEELKITGENYVWVVTQSVIENAQAHPNFPIGMLGVHFDTSSGSLINEISTALKVYAMGVQSFQNEPTNVNRSLNTQQLSCEEEGKSRWDNGEIFFRHLRNVSLEGDANKPNIEFTADGDLKSTELKIMNLRPSVNSKNIVWEEIGVWKSWAPQKLDIRDIVWPGNSHAPPQGVPEKFHLKITFLEEAPYINLSPADPISGKCLMDRGVLCRVAADHDMTDIDMGQAHRNGSFYQCCSGFCIDLLEKFAEELGFTYELVRVEDGKWGTLQNGKWNGLIAELVNRRTDMVLTSLMINAEREAVVDFSEPFMETGIAIVVTKRTGIISPTAFLEPFDTASWMLVGIVAIQAATFMIFLFEWLSPSGFDMKLSLQTASVVPYRFSLFRTYWLVWAVLFQAAVHVDSPRGFTARFMTNVWAMFAVVFLAIYTANLAAFMITREEFHEFTGLDDLRLTKPYSHKPTYKFGTIPYSHTDSTIMKYFKSMHYYMSSFNKSSVAEGIQSVLSGGLDAFIYDGTVLDYLVAQDEDCRLLTVGSWYAMTGYGLAFSRNSKYVNMFNKRLLEFRANGDLERLRRYWMTGTCRPGKQEHKSSDPLALEQFLSAFLLLMAGILLAALLLLLEHVYFKYFRKRLAKSDRGGCCALISLSMGKSLTFRGAVYEATEIIKHHRCSDPICDTHLWKVKHELDMARLRIRQLEKTMDNHGIKPPQIKLASASDLISNHYKERPPLLGNLSIGGSAQDLYRWSYKTEIAEMETVL; this is encoded by the exons ATGAAGGACCTCACTCTACTACTTACAATTCTAATATTTCTACCGCAATCATTACAACTACGTAATCAAAGCAACGTTCGGGTTGGAAGCAAAAAGGAGCATGTGGAAAAGGGAGCGTCCACGACCaataacaatgaaatttttaatatcgGCATCATAGCGCCACACACCAATTTCGGGCGTAGAGAATACCTGCGTGCTATTAATTCAGCCATTGGAACGCTGCAAAAGACGCTAACAAAAGGAAACACGTCCATGTTCACCACGACAAACACCAAAGTTCATTTTGATATGATGTCTTTGACACCAAGTCCTACAA CTATTCTGAATGTTATGTGCAAGGACTTTCTACAAGCCAATGTATCGGCCATAGTCTATCTCATGAATAACGAGAAGTACGGCCGGAGTACGGCTTCAGCGCAATATTTTCTACAATTGGCTGGATATCTGGGGATTCCAGTAATATCGTGGAATGCTGACAATTCTGGACTAG AACGGACGGCATCGCAATCGACAATGCAAGTCCAATTAGCACCCAGCATTGAGCATCAGTCAGCTGCGATGTTGAGTATTTTGGAGCGCTATAAGTGGCACCAGTTTTCCATTGTAACATCTCAAATAGCTGGACACGACGATTTCATACAAGCCGTACGAGAACGAGTGAACGATGTGCAA GAACAATTCAAGTTCACCATACTGAATTCGGTGATTGTGACCAGATCGAGTGACCTGATGGAGTTGGTCAATAGCGAGGCTAGAGTAATGCTTCTTTATTGCACGAAAGAGGAAGCCGTTGATATACTTGCATCGGCAGAGGAACTCAAAATTACAG GCGAAAACTATGTCTGGGTGGTAACTCAAAGTGTGATCGAAAATGCGCAGGCACATCCGAACTTTCCGATCGGCATGTTAGGCGTCCATTTCGATACATCGAGTGGATCGTTGATCAACGAAATATCGACGGCGTTGAAAGTGTATGCGATGGGAGTGCAAAGCTTCCAAAATGAACCGACCAATGTCAATCGCAGTCTGAACACACAGCAGTTGTCGTGCGAGGAGGAGGGCAAGTCCCGGTGGGATAACGGTGAAAT ATTCTTCCGTCATCTGCGGAATGTATCTCTTGAAGGCGATGCTAACAAACCCAATATTGAGTTCACTGCTGATGGAGACCTGAAATCTACCGaactgaaaataatgaatttgaGGCCCAGTGTCAAtagtaaaaatattgtttgggAAGAG ATCGGTGTATGGAAATCGTGGGCCCCACAGAAGTTGGACATTCGAGACATAGTGTGGCCGGGAAATTCGCACGCACCGCCTCAGGGAGTTCCGGAAAAATTTCATctgaaaataacatttttagagGAAGCACCGTACATTAATCTGTCGCCGGCCGATCCAATCAGCGGAAAGTGTTTGATGGATCGCGGTGTACTGTGTCGCGTGGCTGCCGACCACGACATGACTGA CATCGATATGGGACAAGCGCACAGAAATGGATCCTTTTATCAATGTTGCAGTGGATTTTGCATCGATCTACTCGAAAAATTTGCTGAAGAATTAG GCTTTACGTATGAGCTCGTCAGAGTGGAGGACGGAAAATGGGGAACACTTCAAAATGGCAAATGGAATGGATTGATTGCGGAACTGGTTAATCGTCGAACCGACATGGTCCTGACGTCCCTGATGATCAATGCGGAACGAGAGGCAGTCGTCGATTTCAGTGAACCGTTTATGGAAACTGGCATTGCTATTGTGGTCACGAAGCGAACGGGTATCATCTCACCGACAGCATTCTTAGAGCCGTTTGACACGGCATCGTGGATGTTG GTTGGTATCGTTGCGATTCAGGCGGCCACATTCATGATATTCCTATTCGAATGGTTGTCACCGAGTGGCTTTGACATGAAACTTTCTCTGCAAACAGCATCTGTCGTTCCCTATAGATTCTCACTATTCCGAACATATTGGTTGGTGTGGGCGGTGCTGTTCCAAGCAGCTGTACATGTTGATTCGCCAAGAGGATTTACAGCGCGTTTCATGACCAATGTTTG GGCTATGTTCGCGGTAGTGTTTCTGGCTATATACACTGCCAACTTAGCAGCCTTCATGATAACACG GGAAGAGTTCCATGAATTTACTGGACTCGATGACCTTAGGCTAACCAAACCGTATTCGCACAAGCCAACATATAAATTTGGCACGATCCCGTACAGTCACACAGACTCAACCATCATGAAGTACTTTAAGAGCATGCATTACTACATGTCGTC GTTTAACAAAAGTAGTGTTGCTGAGGGCATCCAATCGGTATTGAGTGGCGGCCTCGATGCCTTCATTTACGATGGCACGGTATTAGACTACCTTGTTGCTCAAGACGAGGACTGTCGACTATTGACCGTTGGCAGTTGGTATGCTATGACGG GTTATGGTCTCGCATTTAGTCGAAATTCCAAGTACGTGAACATGTTCAACAAACGCCTCTTGGAATTTCGAGCAAATGGTGACCTAGAACGTCTACGCCGATACTGGATGACTGGAACGTGTCGACCCGGAAAACAAGAACATAAATCATCCGATCCACTAGCTCTGGAACAATTCTTGTCAGCATTCCTACTGCTAATGGCCGGTATACTACTCGCCGCTTTGCTACTTCTACTCGAGCACGTCTATTTCAAGTACTTCCGCAAGCGCTTGGCCAAATCGGATCGTGGCGGTTGCTGTGCGTTAATCAGCTTATCGATGG GAAAATCATTGACATTCAGAGGTGCAGTATACGAGGCGACCGAGATAATAAAGCATCATCGATGCAGCGATCCGATCTGTGACACCCACCTGTGGAAAGTGAAACACGAATTGGACATGGCCCGGCTGCGTATCAGACAATTGGAAAAAACTATGGATAATCATGGCATCAAACCGCCGCAGATCAA ATTGGCTTCAGCATCGGACCTGATAAGCAATCACTACAAGGAAAGACCTCCGCTTTTGGGCAATTTAAGTATTGGCGGAAGTGCACAAGATCTGTACCGATG GTCGTACAAAACAGAAATCGCCGAAATGGAAACGGTCTTGTAA